The proteins below come from a single Hemibagrus wyckioides isolate EC202008001 linkage group LG22, SWU_Hwy_1.0, whole genome shotgun sequence genomic window:
- the LOC131343579 gene encoding leukotriene B4 receptor 1-like: MQQLNSTNSSFNAPVSAENMIASSVLAVFVILGVPGNIAVMVRLAGWLKRGSFTPRLMLSLAVSDLLTLISLPVWIWALLRGWIFGLVLCKLLSYVVYLNLYCSILCVMLMSMQRYMQVLHPEKWNKLGIKEKKILLIGMWMLSAVLSCYALVQRTLYLDREQGLQCKLKYRHDAERVATLIWEIIMFVVSFTIVAYFYFHLYRGVNNSAFFSSNTLTKMVTRIVVCFFIFWIPIEISNLVIIIAVLLGNDSLLQSAESVDRVTTALIFINSCVDPFLYVFSARTLQQQTAETDAA, from the coding sequence ATGCAGCAACTCAACTCAACCAACAGCTCGTTCAACGCTCCTGTCTCAGCTGAAAACATGATTGCCAGTAGTGTTCTGGCAGTTTTCGTCATACTGGGAGTCCCTGGTAATATTGCTGTAATGGTGCGTCTTGCTGGATGGCTGAAGAGAGGAAGCTTCACCCCTAGACTGATGCTAAGCCTGGCTGTATCAGATCTACTCACTCTGATTTCTCTGCCAGTTTGGATTTGGGCTCTTCTGCGTGGCTGGATCTTTGGCTTGGTCCTGTGTAAGCTTCTCTCCTATGTGGTGTACTTAAACCTCTACTGCAGCatactgtgtgtgatgttgatgaGCATGCAGCGATACATGCAAGTGCTGCATCCTGAGAAATGGAACAAGCTTGgcataaaagaaaagaagatcCTTTTGATTGGTATGTGGATGTTAAGTGCAGTTTTATCGTGCTATGCTCTCGTACAGCGCACTCTGTACCTGGACAGGGAGCAAGGACTTCAGTGCAAGCTCAAATATCGGCATGATGCCGAAAGAGTGGCTACTTTAATCTGGGAGATCATAATGTTTGTGGTTTCATTCACCATAGTAGCTTATTTCTACTTTCACCTTTACCGGGGAGTTAATAACTCAGCTTTCTTCAGCAGTAACACATTGACAAAGATGGTGACCAGAATTGtggtttgtttcttcattttttgGATCCCGATTGAAATCTCCAACCTTGTGATCATTATTGCTGTGTTGCTTGGGAATGACAGTCTGTTACAATCTGCAGAATCTGTAGACAGGGTCACTACAGCTTTGATTTTTATTAACAGTTGTGTTGACCCCTTCCTGTACGTTTTCTCTGCTCGCACTCTACAACAGCAAACAGCTGAAACAGATGCTGCTTAG
- the LOC131343133 gene encoding C5a anaphylatoxin chemotactic receptor 1-like encodes MQQINSSNSSLTTPVSTEDLVASSVLGVCFILGVPGNITVMVYLAGWLKRGSFTPRLMLSLAISDLLTLISLPVWIWTLLHGWRFGLVFCKLLSYVLYFSFYCSILCVILMSMQRYIQVLHPEKWNKLGRKGKNILLSGMWMLSAVLSCYALVLRKEIPDRGRHQCSVRYENDVKSLATLIWEILLFVVLFFTLTYFYFHLYRGVNRTAFFSSNSLTKLVTRIVVCFFIFWVPLIITNVMIVTALFLGNENLFKSAESGNQITGALTFINSCVNPFLYAFSARMMRQHQDGTENT; translated from the coding sequence ATGCAACAAATCAACTCATCCAACAGCTCACTCACCACTCCTGTCTCAACTGAAGACCTGGTTGCCAGTAGTGTTCTAGGAGTTTGCTTCATACTGGGAGTCCCTGGTAACATAACCGTAATGGTATATCTTGCTGGATGGCTGAAGAGAGGCAGCTTTACCCCAAGACTGATGTTAAGCTTGGCCATATCAGACCTACTCACTCTGATTTCTCTGCCGGTTTGGATTTGGACTCTTCTGCATGGCTGGAGATTTGGCTTGGTCTTTTGTAAGCTTCTCTCCTATGTGCTGTACTTTAGCTTCTACTGCAGCatactgtgtgtgattttgatGAGCATGCAGCGATACATCCAAGTGCTGCATCCTGAGAAATGGAACAAGCTTGGCAGAAAAGGAAAGAACATCCTTTTGAGTGGGATGTGGATGTTAAGTGCAGTTTTATCATGCTATGCTCTGGTACTGCGCAAAGAAATCCCGGACAGAGGAAGACATCAGTGCAGTGTACGCTATGAGAATGATGTTAAAAGTTTGGCTACTTTAATCTGGGAGATTCTACtatttgtggttttgttttttacactgACTTACTTCTACTTTCATCTTTACCGAGGAGTTAATAGAACAGCTTTCTTTAGCAGTAACTCATTGACAAAGCTGGTGACCAGAATTGtggtttgtttctttattttttgggTCCCATTAATAATAACCAATGTTATGATTGTTACTGCTTTGTTTCTTGGGAATGAGAATCTGTTCAAATCTGCAGAATCTGGAAACCAAATCACTGGAGCACTGACTTTCATTAACAGTTGTGTGAACCCCTTTCTGTACGCTTTCTCTGCTCGGATGATGCGTCAACACCAAGATGGAACAGAAAATACTTAG